The following coding sequences are from one Pseudonocardia sp. HH130630-07 window:
- a CDS encoding DUF2771 family protein yields MTTRPRRPGIVIAGLLAAAAFLLAGCGGAAPNVVFDVGGTALTAAPTQFCDNRMESCEDDPNARVTTAVPPGAPIRITVPEEVSSGPWQVSYAFARDGEPAPLQQRSEIAPAGERTEFTLELPRPDDRLVTAQVQLFGPAPSIDPQSQQLQFPVRATWVLVGEGTPA; encoded by the coding sequence CCCCGGCGGCCCGGGATCGTGATCGCCGGGCTGCTCGCCGCCGCCGCGTTCCTGCTCGCCGGTTGCGGCGGCGCCGCCCCGAACGTCGTCTTCGACGTCGGCGGCACCGCCCTCACCGCCGCGCCCACCCAGTTCTGCGACAACCGCATGGAGAGCTGCGAGGACGACCCGAACGCCCGGGTCACCACGGCCGTGCCGCCCGGGGCCCCGATCCGGATCACGGTGCCCGAGGAGGTCTCCTCCGGCCCGTGGCAGGTCAGCTACGCCTTCGCCCGCGACGGCGAACCGGCGCCGCTGCAGCAGCGCAGCGAGATCGCCCCGGCCGGGGAGCGCACCGAGTTCACCCTGGAGCTGCCCCGCCCGGACGACCGGCTCGTCACCGCCCAGGTGCAGCTGTTCGGCCCGGCGCCGTCGATCGACCCGCAGAGCCAGCAGCTGCAGTTCCCGGTCCGGGCCACCTGGGTGCTCGTCGGCGAGGGCACCCCGGCCTGA